The following coding sequences are from one Diadema setosum chromosome 9, eeDiaSeto1, whole genome shotgun sequence window:
- the LOC140233394 gene encoding cilia- and flagella-associated protein 418-like: MADDIDDLLNEVETKFCVKSPSKSSTASKTSGTGHPKNKATTARSAKSKEKDELDSIIDDIIAAPDPPESVRQKPSALASSSSSRPSAVNGVSSERKCFPVFLGGSSMTLGVASTVVQKACDQLRCTSCDFRIVCYDDLEWDASCNYLFLRNNVPDLQKLRAKLKKRKGCRAYACQCSWRSVKAQMDLSEDHELKWVCGKHTR; the protein is encoded by the exons ATGGCAGATGACATCGACGACCTTCTCAACGAAGTTGAGAcgaaattctgtgtaaaatCCCCGAGCAAATCATCGACGGCCTCGAAAACAAGTGGGACGGGACACCCTAAGAATAAAGCAACGACAGCGAGGAG TGCCAAATCaaaggagaaagatgaacttGATTCCATCATCGATGACATTATCGCTGCTCCTGATCCTCCG GAGTCTGTGAGACAAAAACCATCTGCTCTGGCCTCGTCATCTTCGTCACGGCCCAGTGCAGTCAATGGAGTCTCATCAGAGAGGAAATGTTTCCCTGTGTTCCTTGGTGGGAGCTCAATGACCCTTGGTGTTGCCTCAACTGTGGTACAAAA AGCATGTGATCAACTTCGATGCACGTCATGTGACTTCAGGATCGTCTGCTATGACGACCTGGAGTGGGATGCCAGTTGCAACTACCTCTTCCTGAGGAACAATGTGCCAGACCTCCAAAAGCTTCGAGCCAAgttgaaaaagagaaaag GGTGTAGAGCGTATGCCTGCCAGTGCAGCTGGAGATCAGTGAAAGCCCAAATGGACCTCAGTGAAGATCACGAATTGAAGTGGGTTTGCGGCAAGCACACGAGGTGA